Genomic segment of Kibdelosporangium phytohabitans:
CACGACGTGGTGATGTGCCCCGAGCAGTACGTCTACCTCGACCACAGGCAGTCAAGGCACCCGGACGAGCCGATCGCGGTCGGCTTCGTGCACACGCTGGAGGACGTCTACGGCTACGAGCCGATCCCACCAGGACTGAAGGACGAGTTCCACAAGCACGTACTCGGTGCACAGGCCCAGATCTGGTCGGAGCACTTGGACAACCTCCGGCGCGTCGAATACATGGCCTTCCCCCGCCTGACCGCGTTCGCGGAAGTCGTCTGGTCGCAACCGGAAGGCAGGTCCTACGAGGAGTTCGAAGCCCGTCTGGTCAACCACCACCTGGCCAGGCTGGATGCCATGGGTGTGGAGTACCGGCCGCTCACCGGCCCACACCCATGGCAAACCCGCCCAGGTGTCTACGGCCGAACCCGCGAACTGCCGGAGAACTGAAGCGACGGCCTGTCCACACCCGGCAACCATGGACAGGCCAACGCGAAAAGCACAGAGTCGCCCACCCGATCAGCGACAAGTCAGCCAAAAGCGGCACGCGCAAAGGAGCAAGGAACCAGCCACAGCGGCGAGCGCGCAAGCGCAGTGAAGGGCTTCGGGGGTGCTCCTGCCCAGAGGTCAGCCCCTCGGCGAGGGAAAATCGTGTGACGTGCAAAAAATCAAGCCAACCGGTAAAAAAGCTCGGGACGACCAACCTGCCCATACTGCGGACGACGCACAACAGTCCCAGTATCGGCAAGATGCTCGAGGTAACGCCGAGCGGTAACCCGCGAAATGCCGACGGCGGAAGCAGCGCCGACAGCGGAAAGCCCCTCAGGAGTCTCCCGCAACGCGGCCACGACCGATTCGAGCGTGTCGGCGCTCATCCCCTTGGGCAGGCCGATGCCTTCCGTACCGCGAAGGGTCGCCAGTGCACGGTCCACGTCGGCCTGGCCCGCCGCTTCCCCCGCCGCTGTGACCGTGTCCCTGAATTGGGCGTACCGCTCCAGTTTGTCCCGGAGTGTCGCGAACGTGAAGGGTTTGAGCAGGTACTGCACGACACCGGCGGACACCGCCGCGCGGACCATCGCCAGGTCGCGGGCCGAGGTGACGGCGATGACGTCGATGTTCGGGTTCGTCGCCCGTATCGCGCGGCTGATCTGCAGGCCATGCGCGTCGGGCAGGTACAGGTCGAGCAGGAGCAGGTCGATCGGGTGTTGTTCGACGAACCGTTTCGCCTCCGCGCCGGTGTGCGCGACACCGGACACGGAGAACCCGGCCACCCGCTCGACGTAGAGCCGGTGCGCGTCGGCCGCGACGGGATCGTCCTCGACCACCAAAACCCTGATCATCTCGACAGCCTCACGTGGCGGGCTCGTCCGGCCTACCGCCGAACAGTGTCTCCCACGAAGGCCGCCGCCCGGCATCTGGGCATGGTGTACCACGTACCGGAACCGACTCATCACCTGCCGTCACGCGGGTGCGGCGCGGGCTCCGGTTGCCCCCCGGCGGGCAACCGGACGGTGAACACGGCGCCGATCTCCTGGCCGAGTTCGATCGTGCCGCCGTAGCGGCGGACCGCCTGGCCGACCAGCGCCAGCCCCAGTCCCCTGCTGGAGTCCTTAGTGGACCACCCCCGGGTGAACGCGGCGCGCGAGGCGTCCTCGTCGAGTCCCGGTCCGGTGTCGGCGACCCTGATCAGCACTCCCGGGTCGGCACTGCGCACGGTCACGTGGACCTTGGGCGCCTCGTCGCCTTCGATCGCCGCGTCGAACGCGTTGTCGATCAGGTTGCCGAGGATCGTCACGAGATCACGGCCGGGCAGCGCTGTCTCCTCGATGTGCGTGTCCGGCGTGATCACCAGCTCCACACCGCGTTCGCTCGCCTCAGCCATCTTGCCGAGCAGCAACGCCGCCAGCACGGGTTCACGGACCGAGCCCACCACCCGATCGGTCAGCTGTTGCGCGATCTGGAGTTCCTCGGTGGCGAACCGGACGGCCTCGCCGGTCCGGTCCAGCTCGATCAGCGAGA
This window contains:
- a CDS encoding response regulator, with product MIRVLVVEDDPVAADAHRLYVERVAGFSVSGVAHTGAEAKRFVEQHPIDLLLLDLYLPDAHGLQISRAIRATNPNIDVIAVTSARDLAMVRAAVSAGVVQYLLKPFTFATLRDKLERYAQFRDTVTAAGEAAGQADVDRALATLRGTEGIGLPKGMSADTLESVVAALRETPEGLSAVGAASAVGISRVTARRYLEHLADTGTVVRRPQYGQVGRPELFYRLA